Proteins encoded by one window of Ascochyta rabiei chromosome 1, complete sequence:
- a CDS encoding ERMES complex subunit — protein sequence MAFNFNWSPLLADTSRARDMLTTALNKSPKPPIIVDDIIVTELNLGSTPPELEILEIGDLAEDRFRGIFKMSYTGDAFLTLKTKVQVNPLKTHLSTRPDFASPQPLAAASGLTIPLSITLSNFRLSGFVILVFSKQKGLTLVFRNDPLESLKVSSTFDSIPFVRDYLQKEIEGQLRVLFTEDLPAIIHRLSLRLCSPEFQEIETEERLDSTKDSATAVDPLATPPQDAVDAFGNPLDESQISEIALDPVGEIHASFSQKNILRLAALSESQRTLSLFTPGIRDAVFRAWAGPDRDASGTAMPALTRGSLSRIQSTFGSMRSGASSVASGSQGTHDTHDTHDSRPTVSSTYSMSGLTLGAGRSRAGGMRKRKKRVVDLRKKPDGATGEMASTDAHSEMASTYASETSSVMHEEREAGEVATPPRSPVHPGLRHDGPHGVLDHGEPSRLVDNTASTETLLPAAALLSEPPRTARSTSKQRDAYNDETIKPRASSKRPPLSHNQILQAQKSTSPLLRSLSFDKIALTSPPNETESTGGILEQAWMMKIAQEIARKVQQEKDRDGSSRDRSPLARSSKARTGGIWAAEDELEAPPAYVA from the coding sequence ATGGCGTTCAACTTCAACTGGTCGCCACTCCTGGCGGACACCTCGCGCGCGCGAGACATGCTCACAACCGCGCTCAACAAGTCGCCGAAGCCGCCCATCATCGTTGACGACATCATCGTCACCGAACTCAACCTCGGATCGACACCACCCGAGCTAGAAATCTTAGAGATTGGCGACCTGGCGGAAGATCGGTTTAGGGGCATCTTCAAAATGTCGTACACCGGTGATGCCTTTCTGACGCTGAAGACCAAGGTCCAGGTCAATCCGCTGAAGACGCACCTATCGACAAGGCCAGACTTCGCATCGCCACAACCGTTAGCAGCAGCATCTGGCCTGACAATACCGCTGTCCATCACGCTATCGAACTTTCGGTTATCAGGTTTCGTTATTTTGGTCTTCTCCAAGCAGAAGGGCTTGACGCTGGTATTTAGGAACGACCCCCTGGAGTCACTCAAGGTGTCTTCGACGTTCGACTCGATACCCTTCGTCCGCGACTATCTGCAGAAGGAGATTGAGGGACAACTGCGGGTGCTATTTACGGAGGACCTGCCTGCCATCATCCACCGATTGTCCCTACGTTTGTGTTCGCCAGAGTTCCAGGAAATCGAGACCGAGGAAAGACTGGATAGCACAAAGGACAGCGCCACTGCAGTAGACCCTCTGGCAACACCCCCACAAGATGCTGTCGATGCCTTCGGCAACCCTCTCGACGAGTCGCAGATTTCGGAAATAGCGCTCGATCCCGTTGGCGAGATCCATGCCTCCTTTTCGCAGAAGAACATCCTTCGCCTGGCTGCACTCTCGGAATCGCAACGTACTCTATCGCTCTTCACGCCTGGGATCCGAGACGCCGTCTTCCGTGCTTGGGCTGGACCTGATCGAGACGCCTCAGGTACTGCCATGCCAGCACTCACACGAGGCAGCCTGTCTAGGATCCAATCCACTTTCGGAAGCATGAGGTCAGGCGCATCTTCTGTCGCCTCTGGAAGCCAAGGCACGCACGATACCCACGACACGCACGACTCACGCCCGACTGTGTCTTCTACCTACTCCATGTCAGGTCTCACATTGGGCGCCGGACGATCACGAGCCGGCGGCATGCGAAAGCGCAAGAAGCGCGTTGTGGATCTTCGCAAGAAGCCAGACGGCGCCACTGGTGAGATGGCGTCAACCGACGCGCATAGCGAGATGGCGAGTACTTATGCTTCCGAGACATCGAGCGTCATGCATGAGGAGAGGGAAGCTGGAGAAGTTGCCACACCACCCCGAAGCCCAGTCCACCCAGGCCTACGACACGATGGTCCGCACGGTGTTCTAGACCATGGCGAACCAAGCAGACTTGTGGACAACACAGCATCCACCGAAACACTACTCCCTGCCGCAGCCCTTCTCTCCGAACCACCAAGGACAGCGAGATCGACATCGAAGCAGCGCGATGCCTACAATGACGAGACGATCAAGCCTCGCGCTTCCTCAAAGCGACCTCCGCTCTCACATAACCAGATCCTTCAGGCTCAGAAGTCTACATCACCCCTCCTACGCTCCTTGTCATTCGACAAGATCGCCCTCACATCACCACCAAACGAGACTGAGAGCACCGGTGGCATACTCGAACAGGCATGGATGATGAAGATAGCACAAGAGATTGCGAGAAAGGTGCAACAAGAGAAAGACCGCGACGGCTCTTCTCGCGATAGGTCCCCCCTGGCTCGAAGCTCAAAAGCCCGCACAGGAGGCATCTGGGCTGCAGAGGACGAGCTCGAGGCACCCCCTGCCTACGTTGCTTAG
- a CDS encoding UPF0045 protein M15 → MASHDLSDIKTPPSCTADFCLIPLGTPTASVSKEVAEVQRILKRSGLSYSMHSAGTTLEGSWDDCMRVIGQCHALLHQNGVVRIQSDIRIGTRTDKKQGFKDKVAAVEKLLEGDN, encoded by the exons ATGGCGAGTCACGACTTGTCAGACATCAAGACGCCCCCGTCTTGCACGGCAGATTTCTGCCTCATCCCGCTGGGCACGCCGACGGCGAGTGTGTCCAAGGAGGTCGCGGAGGTGCAGAGGATCTTGAAGAGGAGCGGGCTGAGCTACTCGATGCATTCGGCAGGGACAACTCTTG AGGGATCATGGGATGACTGCATGCGAGTTATTGGACAGTGCCATGCTCTGCTTCATCAGAACGGCGTTGTCAGGATCCAGAGTGACATCAGGATTGGCACGAGAACAGACAAGAAGCAAGGCTTCAAGGACAAGGTGGCTGCTGTAGAGAAGCTGTTGGAGGGCGACAATTGA
- a CDS encoding TRAPP subunit yields the protein MSYTFSILSPLDVPLFTHDFGTSRSGGDGVARFTPSERALVPFILHSALDIVEEVQWGPSTSSGSAPMYLKHIDKYQNCYISCWITGANTRFLLLTRPRDESLGLTGSGGGARGSLAGGRAALGGGQGLYNPTSPATEEAVKNFFVDVYEAWMKTIMNPFFQVGNGDVVKSPVFRQRVAAAAKKYL from the coding sequence ATGTCCTATACTTTCTCGATCCTCTCTCCCCTCGACGTCCCCCTCTTCACCCACGACTTCGGCACCTCCCGCTCAGGCGGCGACGGCGTCGCACGCTTCACCCCCTCTGAACGTGCCCTGGTTCCCTTCATCCTACACTCCGCACTCGATATTGTCGAAGAAGTACAATGGGGACCCTCGACGTCCTCCGGTAGTGCGCCCATGTACCTCAAGCACATCGACAAGTACCAGAACTGCTACATTTCGTGCTGGATCACAGGCGCAAACACCCGGTTTCTGCTGCTCACACGACCTCGCGACGAAAGTTTGGGGCTGACGGGGAGTGGCGGGGGTGCGAGGGGAAGCCTAGCGGGTGGGAGAGCGGCGTTGGGTGGTGGGCAGGGACTGTATAACCCCACAAGCCCTGCGACAGAGGAGGCCGTGAAGAACTTCTTTGTGGATGTGTATGAGGCATGGATGAAGACTATCATGAATCCGTTCTTCCAGGTCGGGAACGGAGATGTGGTGAAGAGTCCAGTGTTCAGACAGAGGgtcgcagcagcagcgaagAAGTACTTGTGA